A window of the Brassica napus cultivar Da-Ae chromosome A2, Da-Ae, whole genome shotgun sequence genome harbors these coding sequences:
- the LOC106397650 gene encoding 12-oxophytodienoate reductase 1: MEMENAVAKQSIPLLTPYKMGRFNLSHRVVLAPLTRQRSYGNVPQPHAVLYYSQRTSPGGFLITEATGVSDTAQGYQDTPGIWTKEHVEAWKPIVDAVHAKGGVFFCQIWHVGRVSNRGFQPNGQAPISCSDKPLMPQIRSNGIDEALFTPPRRLSTEEIPGIVNDFRLAARNAMEAGFDGVEIHGANGYLIDQFMKDTVNDRTDEYGGSLQNRCKFALDIVEAVANEIGPDRVGIRLSPFADYMESADTNPQALALHMAQSLNKYGILYCHVIEARMKTMGEITECPHLLVPMRKAFQGTFISAGGFTRTDGNEAVEEGRTDLVAYGRWFLANPDLPKRFEVDAPLNKYDRPTFYTSDPVVGYTDYPFLESKA; encoded by the exons ATGGAAATGGAAAATGCAGTAGCGAAACAGAGTATCCCTCTTCTCACTCCCTACAAGATGGGAAGATTCAATCTCTCCCACAGGGTTGTTCTGGCACCATTGACGAGACAGAGGTCATACGGAAACGTTCCTCAGCCTCACGCTGTCTTGTACTACTCCCAGAGAACAAGCCCAGGAGGGTTTCTCATCACTGAAGCTACAGGAGTTTCAGACACAGCTCAAGG CTACCAAGATACTCCTGGGATATGGACGAAAGAGCATGTGGAGGCATGGAAACCAATTGTGGATGCTGTTCATGCCAAAGGTGGTGTCTTCTTCTGTCAAATCTGGCATGTTGGTCGTGTTTCTAATCGAG GTTTTCAACCAAATGGGCAAGCTCCCATCTCTTGTTCCGACAAGCCATTGATGCCTCAAATCCGCTCTAACGGCATTGACGAAGCTCTGTTTACCCCACCAAGACGGCTAAGTACTGAAGAAATCCCTGGCATTGTCAACGACTTTAGGCTCGCAGCAAGAAACGCTATGGAAGCTG GCTTTGATGGAGTTGAGATTCATGGAGCTAATGGCTATCTGATAGACCAGTTCATGAAAGACACGGTGAATGACAGAACAGATGAGTACGGTGGATCATTACAAAACCGTTGCAAGTTCGCACTAGACATAGTTGAAGCAGTGGCTAATGAGATCGGACCAGACCGTGTTGGCATTAGACTCTCTCCCTTTGCTGACTACATGGAGTCTGCAGACACAAACCCACAAGCGTTAGCCCTTCACATGGCTCAATCTCTGAACAAATACGGGATCCTCTACTGTCATGTGATAGAGGCAAGAATGAAAACAATGGGAGAGATAACAGAGTGTCCTCACTTGCTTGTGCCTATGAGGAAAGCTTTTCAGGGGACTTTCATCTCAGCGGGTGGTTTCACGAGGACAGATGGGAATGAGGCAGTGGAAGAGGGACGGACCGATCTTGTGGCTTATGGTCGGTGGTTTCTCGCGAACCCGGATTTGCCTAAGAGGTTTGAAGTGGATGCACCGTTGAATAAATATGATAGGCCAACGTTTTACACTTCTGATCCTGTTGTGGGTTACACGGATTACCCTTTTCTTGAATCAAAAGCTTAA
- the LOC106422585 gene encoding uncharacterized protein LOC106422585: protein MEFHRMKRKELQAMCIKHGVPANLKKTEMVCRLTSLLEDGQSKNMLETTVKKTQVESVQKELAVEEFDGYCEGELVKVTLSGNQEPIRTDITEAAMELGSEKLSLLVTEAYKDAYAKSLVIKEEGENVVGSRKVKKVKFSPESENQVFEFTRSLKKLPRRKNARTCSSQGGGSIELRRSKRTASKGGTVAAGCNGNSASGIVKPEKVSSSLVKDHKVPRGKDDSKVEVVLRRSKRFANDIIKNTNGTLLNSSKRVTRRRGA from the exons ATGGAGTTTCACCGAATGAAGAGGAAGGAACTACAAGCCATGTGCATAAAGCATGGAGTCCCTGCAAATCTGAAAAAAACCGAGATGGTTTGTAGACTCACTTCTCTTCTCGAGGATGGACAGTCAAAG AATATGCTTGAGACTACTGTCAAGAAAACTCAAGTTGAGTCTGTTCAAAAGGAGTTAGCTGt CGAAGAATTTGATGGTTATTGCGAAGGCGAGCTTGTCAAG GTTACGTTATCAGGTAACCAGGAACCCATACGTACTGATATAACTGAGGCAGCAATGGAGTTAGGCTCTGAG AAACTTTCGCTGCTGGTCACGGAAGCGTACAAGGATGCATACGCAAAGAGTCTTGTG ATTAAGGAGGAGGGGGAGAATGTAGTTGGCAGCAGAAAGGTTAAGAAAGTAAAGTTCAGCCCTGAGTCTGAGAATCAAGTCTTCGAGTTCACTCGCTCTCTTAAGAAACTTCCTAGGCGTAAGAATGCTAGAACGTGTAGTAGCCAAGGTGGAGGAAGTATAGAACTGAGGAGGTCTAAGCGAACCGCGTCTAAGGGGGGGACAGTAGCTGCTGGATGTAATGGAAACTCAGCTAGTGGGATTGTTAAGCCTGAGAAAGTATCTTCTAGTTTGGTTAAGGATCATAAGGTCCCAAGGGGAAAAGATGATTCTAAAGTTGAAGTGGTTCTTAGGCGGTCTAAGCGTTTTGCGAATGACATCATCAAGAATACAAATGGAACACTTTTAAATTCATCGAAAAGAGTTACTAGGAGAAGAGGAGCATGA
- the LOC106422596 gene encoding egg cell-secreted protein 1.1, with translation MAAKPSFVVAYAVMFMLMVASPTVRSRPLMKPTVGAPSPSTSLVYRLRLDEETGYCWDSLMQLQHCSGELILFFLNGETYIGPGCCSAIRTVGRKCWTTMIGVLGFTPQEGDVLQGYCDDDQDSDKIGDEHALASSTLPLSHKFKPSTVVRSSNP, from the coding sequence ATGGCTGCTAAACCTAGTTTTGTGGTTGCATACGCTGTCATGTTCATGCTTATGGTGGCTTCTCCCACAGTGAGATCTCGACCTCTCATGAAACCAACCGTTGGTGCACCTTCTCCTTCCACGAGCCTTGTGTACCGTCTCAGGCTTGATGAAGAAACAGGTTACTGCTGGGACTCACTGATGCAGCTCCAACACTGCTCTGGAGAGCTGATCTTGTTCTTCCTCAACGGTGAGACTTACATCGGTCCTGGGTGTTGCAGTGCTATAAGAACCGTTGGACGCAAGTGTTGGACTACTATGATTGGTGTTCTTGGTTTCACTCCTCAAGAAGGTGATGTTCTCCAAGGTTACTGTGATGACGACCAAGACTCTGACAAGATTGGTGATGAACATGCTCTTGCCTCCTCAACGCTGCCTTTGTCCCATAAGTTCAAGCCTAGTACTGTTGTTAGATCTTCTAACCCTTGA